The following are encoded together in the Tripterygium wilfordii isolate XIE 37 chromosome 3, ASM1340144v1, whole genome shotgun sequence genome:
- the LOC119991689 gene encoding protein SMG7-like: MMTVPMNNYLDLSSSERVQSLFHKNVELENSRKKAAQARIPFDPNVWQQIRENYEAIILEDHVFAEQHEVEYALWQLHYRRIEELRAHLNAARASSHSDMPQGGKVSSRPERVTKIRSQFKAFLSEATGFYHDLMLKIRTKYGLPLDFFSDGPESRNVVSRDGNKSTEMKKGMISCHRCLIYLGDLSRYKGLYGEGESKTRDFAAASSYYMQAASLCPSSGNPHHQLAILASYSGDELVAIYHYFRSLAVDNPFSTARDNLIIAFEKNRQSFLQLLESAKASSVRNAPVRMNGRGRGRGRGRGRGSGRGRGAVISVKDDKMGASTVKENPSNMPEILKAFSTCFVRLNGILFTRTSLEKFVEVLSVVRGDLLKLLSSGSEEKCNFGSGASDNGLMIVRLVAILIFTAYNANRETENQSYAEILQCSVLLQNACTAIFEVMGLIVERCMQLQDPLTSFLLPGVLIFLEWLACQPDIAAGSEVEEKQATARSFFWKSCVSLLNKLLTSGLMSINEDKDDAFFSNMSTYNECETTNRHALWEDFELRGFVPLVPAQLILDFSRKQSSENDGGDGEIRARLQRIVAAGKSLASVVHVGKLGMYFDLRVKRFAIGVEPQSGKDFDFVLSSSCEMSACDRVIKIEHIGELEHIGEQKLGTEDLQLKSQLYTEMEEEDEVIVFKPSTIDKRVDFDGSKLSSAEVFGPGGISSQGDLESCVASVSASQDGFVVLNDLSSKAPISSATIPQFVPSLNSFHTGSSMSLAAPQDVQLLNTIDTSLRVPASLANLSQHVQPIQPSASKWLLESENSIANGLRELNLVENGLVTKPRLQESFGVSQPAALPFPFPHAVNDSSGKAHPIQVSDTVIPSKLDSVVPLGANFNSLTSSALPANKTKNPVSRPSRHVGPPPGFNPVPPKSACVSFSDIGLNDNLKADGYSWLDGYQLPSSTKVSGGTNSSSLSTQSHHHVTVGSSPTGATSFPFPGKQFWSLQAQSESHRSVQDYQVLDHLKLYQEQQLEQQLLKKVNRQSGQPPEHYWGQLPREGRFFV, encoded by the exons ATGATGACAGTTCCAATGAATAATTACTTGGATCTTTCATCTAGTGAGCGTGTTCAAAGTCTTTTCCACAAG AATGTTGAGTTGGAGAATAGCCGCAAAAAGGCTGCGCAGGCCAGGATTCCCTTTGATCCTAATGTCTGGCAACAAATTCGAGAAAACTATGAAGCCATTATCCTTGAAGATCACGTCTTTGCTGAACAACATGAAGTAGAATATGCTTTGTGGCAGTTGCATTATCGGCGAATTGAGGAGCTTCGAGCACACCTCAATGCCGCTCGTGCTTCATCTCATTCAGACATGCCTCAAGGTGGGAAAGTATCTAGTCGACCTGAACGAGTTACTAAAATTCGTTCACAGTTCAAAGCCTTTCTTTCTGAGGCAACTGGCTTTTATCATGATCTGATGTTGAAAATTAGAACCAAGTATGGTCTGcctcttgatttcttctctgatGGTCCTGAGAGCCGGAATGTTGTGTCTAGAGATGGAAATAAATCAACCGAGATGAAGAAAGGAATGATTTCCTGCCATCGTTGTCTGATTTACCTGGGTGACCTTTCTCGTTATAAAGGTTTATATGGGGAAGGTGAGTCTAAAACCAGAGATTTTGCTGCAGCATCAAGTTACTATATGCAAGCtgcttccctttgtccttcaaGTGGCAATCCTCATCATCAG CTTGCAATACTGGCTTCCTATTCAGGGGATGAATTGGTGGCAATATACCACTACTTTAGGAGTTTGGCAGTTGATAACCCTTTTTCAACTGCCAGGGACAACTTAATTATTGCATTTGAGAAG aATCGTCAGAGTTTTTTGCAGCTTCTTGAGAGTGCAAAAGCTTCATCAGTTAGGAATGCACCGGTGAGAATGAATggaagagggagagggagagggagagggagagggagaggaagtggaagaggaagaggtgCGGTGATTTCAGTGAAAGATGATAAAATGGGAGCAAGTACTGTTAAGGAAAATCCATCTAATATGCCTGAAATTCTTAAAGCCTTCAGCACTTGTTTTGTTCGACTAAATGGTATTCTGTTTACTCGCACAAG CTTGGAGAAGTTCGTGGAGGTTTTGTCTGTGGTGAGAGGAGATCTGCTTAAACTTCTCTCATCGGGGTCGGAAGAAAAGTGTAATTTTGGTTCTGGTGCTTCAGATAATGGTCTTATGATTGTTAGGCTTGTAGCCATTCTTATTTTCACTGCTTACAATGCAAATCGGGAAACTGAGAATCAGTCATATGCTGAGATTTTACAATGCTCAGTTCTGCTTCAAAATGCCTGTACTGCTATTTTTGAGGTCATGGGGCTCATTGTTGAGAGATGCATGCAACTTCAGGATCCTTTGACAAGCTTTCTTTTGCCTGGTGTGCTGATCTTTCTGGAGTGGTTGGCTTGTCAACCAGATATTGCAGCTGGCAGTGAAGTTGAGGAAAAGCAAGCTACTGCTAGATCATTCTTCTGGAAGAGTTGCGTCTCTCTTTTGAATAAGCTTCTGACAAGTGGGCTCATGTCAATTAATGAGGACAAGGATGATGCATTTTTTTCCAACATGAGCACCTATAATGAATGTGAAACCACAAATCGGCATGCACTATGGGAGGACTTTGAATTGAGAGGATTTGTGCCTCTTGTTCCGGCACAACTAATTCTTGACTTTTCAAGGAAGCAGTCTTCTGAAAatgatggtggagatggagagatAAGAGCTCGACTTCAGAGGATTGTCGCGGCTGGGAAGTCTCTTGCCAGTGTGGTCCATGTTGGGAAGCTGGGCATGTATTTTGATTTAAGAGTGAAGAGATTTGCAATTGGCGTTGAGCCGCAATCAGGAAAGGACTTTGATTTTGTGTTGTCTAGTTCTTGTGAAATGTCCGCATGTGATAGGGTGATTAAGATTGAACATATTGGCGAGCTTGAACATATTGGTGAGCAGAAATTGGGTACGGAAGATTTACAGCTGAAGTCGCAGTTATATACAGAAATGGAAGAGGAAGACGAGGTCATTGTTTTTAAGCCTTCTACGATAGATAAGCGTGTTGATTTTGATGGCTCCAAGCTGTCTTCTGCTGAGGTTTTTGGGCCTGGTGGTATTTCTTCACAGGGTGATTTGGAAAGCTGTGTTGCATCGGTGTCAGCCTCACAAGATGGTTTTGTAGTGCTGAATGATTTAAGCTCAAAGGCACCCATATCTAGTGCGACCATTCCCCAGTTTGTGCCATCGCTGAATAGTTTCCACACGGGGTCCTCTATGTCTCTTGCTGCTCCTCAGGATGTTCAATTGCTAAATACTATTGATACAAGCTTGAGGGTTCCAGCGTCTCTTGCTAACCTCTCCCAGCATGTGCAACCAATCCAACCAAGTGCTTCGAAGTGGCTGCTGGAATCTGAAAATTCCATTGCCAATGGATTGAGAGAATTGAATTTAGTGGAGAATGGGCTTGTTACAAAACCTCGATTGCAAGAAAGCTTTGGAGTTTCGCAGCCAGCTGCACTTCCGTTCCCGTTCCCACATGCTGTGAATGACAGTTCTGGAAAGGCACATCCCATTCAGGTTTCTGATACTGTTATACCTTCTAAATTAGATTCAGTCGTGCCTCTCGGAGCCAACTTTAATAGTCTTACGTCTTCGGCTTTGCcagcaaataaaacaaaaaatccaGTTAGCCGACCATCACGACATGTTGGTCCTCCTCCTGGATTTAACCCTGTTCCCCCAAAATCTGCATGTGTGTCCTTCTCTGACATTGGTTTGAATGATAATTTAAAAGCGGATGGTTATAGTTGGCTAGATGGATATCAGTTGCCATCATCCACAAAAGTCAGTGGGGGTACCAATTCCAGCAGTCTTTCGACTCAATCCCACCATCATGTGACAGTGGGCAGCAGTCCGACTGGGGCAACAAGCTTCCCATTTCCTGGAAAACAGTTTTGGTCTTTGCAAGCTCAATCAGAAAGTCATAGAAGTGTTCAGGACTATCAGGTTCTTGATCATCTGAAACTTTACCAGGAGCAGCAGCTGGAACAGCAGTTACTTAAGAAAGTAAATCGCCAATCTGGTCAACCGCCAGAGCATTATTGGGGACAGCTTCCTCGGGAAGGTCGTTTCTTTGTGTGA